The proteins below come from a single Cinclus cinclus chromosome 23, bCinCin1.1, whole genome shotgun sequence genomic window:
- the LOC134052886 gene encoding chymotrypsin-C-like yields the protein MLGAVCLVVLLGYAYGCGQPAVPPQLSSRVVGGVDAVAHSWPWQISLQYTRSGSWHHTCGGTLIAPQWVLTAAHCISSSLTYRVVLGKQDLLTEDEAGSVAVGVEKTIVHEKWNSLLVLNDIALIKLAEEVQESDTIRAACLPDAGKVLANDYPCYVTGWGRIRTNGPLADALQQALLPVVDHETCSKWDWWGSLVRSTMVCAGGDGVVSGCNGDSGGPLNCQREDGIWEVEGIVSFGSGLKCNMIKKPTVFTRVSAYIDWINEKISTN from the exons ATGCTGGGAGCCGTCTGCCTCGTCGTGCTGCTGGGCTACG CCTATGGATGCGGCCAGCCGGCCGTGCCACCGCAGCTCAGCTCCCGCGTGGTGGGCGGTGTTGACGCCGTAGCCCACAGCTGGCCGTGGCAG aTCTCACTGCAGTACACCCGCTCTGGCTCTTGGCACCACACTTGTGGTGGGACCCTCATTGCCCCCCAGTGGGTGCTGACAGCTGCCCACTGCATCAG CTCTTCCTTGACCTACCGTGTGGTGCTGGGCAAGCAGGACTTGTTAACAGAAGATGAGGCTGGCTCTGTGGCTGTGGGTGTGGAGAAGACGATCGTCCATGAGAAATGGAACTCTCTCCTTGTCCT CAACGACATTGCCCTGATCAAGCTGGCAGAGGAGGTGCAGGAGAGTGACACCATCCGTGCTGCCTGCCTGCCGGACGCTGGCAAGGTCCTGGCCAATGACTACCCCTGCTATGTCACCGGCTGGGGACGCATCAGGA CCAACGGGCCCCTGGCTGATGCCctgcagcaggctctgctgcctgtggtGGATCACGAGACCTGCTCCAAGTGGGACTGGTGGGGCAGCCTTGTGCGCTCCACCATGGTGTGTGCTGGCGGTGACGGCGTCGTCTCGGGATGCAAT GGCGATTCTGGTGGCCCCCTGAACTGCCAGCGTGAGGATGGCATCTGGGAGGTGGAGGGCATCGTCAGCTTCGGCTCCGGCCTGAAATGCAACATGATCAAGAAGCCAACAGTTTTCACCCGGGTGTCCGCCTACATCGACTGGATCAACGAG AAAATCAGCACAAACTGA
- the LOC134052887 gene encoding chymotrypsin-C-like: MLGAVCLVVLLGYAYGCGQPAVPPQLSSRVVGGVDAVAHSWPWQISLQYTRYGNWYHTCGGTLIAPQWVLTAAHCISSSLTYRVVLGKQDLAEDDEPGSVAVGVEKTIVHEKWNSFLIINDIALIKLAEEVQESDTIRAACLPDAGKILANDYPCYVTGWGRIRTNGPLADILQQALLPVVDYETCSKRDWWGSNVSENMVCAGGDGVVSGCNGDSGGPLNCQREDGIWEVEGIVSFGSGLSCNLAKKPTVFTRVSAYIDWINEKISTN; this comes from the exons ATGCTGGGAGCCGTCTGCCTCGTCGTGCTGCTGGGCTACG CCTATGGATGCGGCCAGCCGGCCGTGCCACCGCAGCTCAGCTCCCGCGTGGTGGGCGGTGTTGACGCCGTAGCCCACAGCTGGCCGTGGCAG aTCTCACTGCAGTACACCCGCTATGGAAACTGGTACCACACTTGTGGTGGGACCCTCATTGCCCCCCAGTGGGTGCTGACAGCTGCCCACTGCATCAG CTCTTCCTTGACCTACCGTGTGGTGCTGGGCAAGCAGGACCTGGCAGAGGATGACGAGCCTGGCTCTGTGGCTGTGGGTGTGGAGAAGACGATCGTCCATGAGAAATGGAACTCCTTCCTCATCAT CAACGACATTGCCCTGATCAAGCTGGCAGAGGAGGTGCAGGAGAGTGACACCATCCGTGCTGCCTGCCTGCCGGACGCTGGCAAGATCCTGGCCAATGACTACCCCTGCTATGTCACCGGCTGGGGACGCATCAGGA CCAACGGGCCCCTGGCTGACATCctgcagcaggctctgctgcctgtggtAGACTACGAGACCTGCTCCAAGAGGGACTGGTGGGGCAGCAACGTTAGTGAGAACATGGTGTGCGCCGGCGGTGATGGTGTTGTCTCCGGGTGCAAC GGCGATTCTGGTGGCCCCCTGAACTGCCAGCGTGAGGATGGCATCTGGGAGGTGGAGGGCATCGTCAGCTTCGGCTCCGGCCTGAGCTGCAACTTGGCCAAGAAGCCAACAGTCTTCACCCGGGTGTCCGCCTACATCGACTGGATCAACGAG AAAATCAGCACAAACTGA